A genomic region of Thermococcus sp. contains the following coding sequences:
- a CDS encoding NADH-quinone oxidoreductase subunit H, producing MKMALDIVKLGFSLAGILIMLLLPPYLDGIARRVKARLQYRRGPPLMQTWYDLQKLFALPSVRSTKSTLFTWAPYIALASAISAALLLPYGNVVPVDFGFNLVVFFYVILMVSVALMFAGLSVQNAFSHLGSAREMQIVLTVEPLIAILYGVLAYNAGSLNIADIIAKLHATPSVILTYILLAYALYVESGFVPFDIAEAEQEVIGGPLTEYSGRLLGVFYYAIHIKRFTLLWFFVSLLTLPWLGPIGTPERAALALALQFILTVSFYPVIAALEATNARLRIDHVVKMNTRAFFAGIIILAMAFMGW from the coding sequence ATGAAAATGGCGCTCGACATCGTTAAACTCGGTTTCAGCCTCGCCGGCATCTTGATAATGCTGCTCCTGCCCCCTTACCTGGACGGTATAGCGAGACGTGTGAAGGCCCGCCTCCAGTACAGGCGCGGACCACCGCTCATGCAGACATGGTACGACCTCCAGAAGCTCTTCGCGCTCCCGTCCGTCAGGTCGACCAAGAGCACCCTCTTCACGTGGGCACCCTACATAGCCCTCGCCTCGGCAATATCAGCTGCACTCCTGCTCCCCTACGGCAACGTGGTCCCAGTGGACTTCGGCTTCAACTTAGTGGTCTTCTTCTACGTCATCCTGATGGTCAGCGTCGCCCTGATGTTCGCAGGACTGAGCGTCCAGAACGCCTTCAGTCACCTCGGTTCAGCGAGGGAGATGCAGATAGTTCTCACTGTCGAGCCACTAATAGCCATACTCTACGGCGTCCTCGCCTACAACGCGGGCTCGCTTAACATAGCCGACATAATAGCGAAGCTCCACGCGACGCCCTCGGTTATACTGACCTACATCCTGCTCGCCTACGCTCTCTACGTCGAGAGCGGTTTCGTGCCCTTCGACATAGCCGAGGCCGAGCAGGAGGTAATCGGCGGCCCTCTCACCGAGTACAGCGGAAGGCTCCTCGGTGTCTTCTACTACGCCATACACATCAAGCGCTTCACCCTGCTGTGGTTCTTCGTCAGCCTGCTGACGCTCCCGTGGCTCGGCCCGATAGGCACGCCGGAGAGGGCAGCGCTCGCTTTAGCTTTACAGTTCATCCTGACGGTGTCGTTCTACCCGGTCATAGCGGCGCTCGAAGCGACGAACGCAAGGCTCAGAATAGACCATGTCGTCAAGATGAACACGAGGGCGTTCTTTGCCGGGATTATAATACTCGCGATGGCGTTCATGGGGTGGTGA